In Iodobacter fluviatilis, one DNA window encodes the following:
- the queG gene encoding tRNA epoxyqueuosine(34) reductase QueG: MTTSLQQLDYQKLAQQIKGWAQELGFARAGITGIDLSHAEAGLQEWLDAGFHGDMDYMARHGMKRARPAELHPGTISLISVFLPYLPPAAANSEEILANGSKAYLSRYALGRDYHKVLKGRLQQLADRLAAEIGPFGHRVFVDSAPVLEVEIAQQAGQGWRGKHTLLINREYGSYFFIGELFTDLPLPPDPPQQEEHCGRCTRCITVCPTGAIVAPYKVDARRCISYLTIELKGSIPLEFRPMLGNRVYGCDDCQMVCPWNRFAVDTNEADFHVRHGLDDVTLVELFAWSEADFKQKMAGSAIYRIGYEQWLRNMAVGLGNAPKSAGVIAALAARADDPSELVREHVQWALAQHGMV; this comes from the coding sequence ATGACAACGTCTTTACAGCAATTAGATTATCAAAAACTCGCTCAGCAAATTAAAGGCTGGGCGCAAGAATTAGGTTTTGCTCGGGCTGGGATTACCGGCATCGATTTAAGCCACGCAGAAGCTGGTTTGCAAGAATGGCTGGACGCAGGCTTTCACGGCGATATGGATTATATGGCAAGGCACGGCATGAAACGTGCCAGACCTGCAGAATTACACCCCGGCACTATTTCACTTATTTCGGTTTTCCTGCCTTATTTGCCGCCTGCCGCCGCAAATTCAGAAGAAATTCTGGCGAACGGTAGCAAGGCCTATCTTTCCCGTTATGCCTTGGGGCGTGATTATCACAAGGTATTAAAGGGCCGTTTGCAGCAATTAGCAGATCGTTTGGCGGCTGAAATTGGCCCTTTCGGCCATCGGGTATTTGTGGATTCGGCTCCGGTGCTTGAGGTGGAAATCGCTCAGCAGGCAGGACAGGGGTGGCGGGGCAAACATACTTTGCTGATTAATCGCGAATATGGCTCTTACTTTTTTATTGGCGAGTTATTTACCGATTTGCCGCTGCCGCCCGATCCGCCGCAGCAAGAAGAACACTGCGGGCGCTGCACCCGCTGCATTACGGTTTGCCCAACCGGTGCCATTGTTGCGCCGTATAAAGTGGACGCACGGCGCTGTATTTCTTATTTAACCATTGAGCTAAAAGGCAGTATTCCGCTGGAGTTTCGTCCTATGCTCGGCAATCGCGTGTATGGCTGCGACGATTGCCAAATGGTCTGCCCGTGGAACCGCTTTGCGGTGGATACGAATGAAGCCGATTTTCATGTACGGCATGGCCTTGATGATGTCACGCTGGTTGAGTTGTTTGCTTGGTCTGAGGCCGATTTCAAGCAAAAAATGGCTGGCAGTGCCATTTACCGCATTGGCTACGAGCAGTGGCTTAGAAATATGGCAGTGGGCCTTGGTAATGCACCGAAGTCTGCCGGGGTGATTGCTGCACTGGCGGCTAGAGCAGATGACCCGAGTGAGCTTGTCCGGGAGCATGTCCAGTGGGCTTTGGCGCAGCATGGTATGGTTTAG